One Mobula birostris isolate sMobBir1 chromosome 4, sMobBir1.hap1, whole genome shotgun sequence DNA window includes the following coding sequences:
- the LOC140197000 gene encoding succinate receptor 1-like, which translates to MNETCSRINDILESYYLTTMYSIEFLLGLVGNIIVISGYIFCLKNWKCSNIYLFNLSISDLIFICTLPMFVVYYAKGKHWVFGDFLCKMNRYILYTNMYLSMLFLACISIDRYLLVSNPLRVHVFQRKRVAIFICIALWIFVTLEVIPVLTFIGSDNVTSHDNSTIIKCVDYASAGNPVHNLIYNVCLTTFGFVLPMSVMGVFCVKTARKLKELNRERISSVPLEKPLTLVILAIVIFSILFTPYHIMRNARMVSRLENINISEGAFECIKAAYALSRPVAFLSIITNPIFYFFSGDKFRETIANSLKCH; encoded by the coding sequence ATGAATGAGACTTGCTCCAGAATTAATGATATCCTTGAATCCTACTACCTCACGACCATGTACAGCATCGAATTCCTTTTAGGATTGGTAGGGAACATCATTGTGATAAGTGGTTACATATTCTGCCTGAAGAACTGGAAGTGCAGTAACATCTACCTCTTCAATTTGTCCATCTCAGATCTGATCTTCATCTGTACTCTCCCGATGTTTGTGGTCTATTACGCCAAGGGCAAACATTGGGTGTTTGGTGATTTTCTCTGCAAGATGAATAGGTACATCCTTTACACCAATATGTACCTGAGCATGCTGTTCCTAGCTTGTATTAGTATTGACCGTTACCTGTTGGTCAGCAACCCATTGAGAGTGCATGTGTTTCAAAGGAAGAGGGTCGCCATCTTCATCTGTATCGCCCTATGGATCTTTGTCACCTTGGAGGTCATCCCCGTCTTGACCTTCATCGGTTCTGACAATGTCACGAGTCATGATAACAGCACCATCATCAAGTGCGTGGACTACGCAAGCGCTGGTAACCCAGTCCACAATCTAATTTACAATGTGTGCCTCACCACCTTTGGCTTTGTGCTTCCAATGAGTGTCATGGGGGTTTTCTGTGTGAAGACAGCTCGCAAGCTAAAGGAATTAAACAGAGAAAGAATCAGTAGTGTTCCTCTCGAAAAGCCGCTCACGCTGGTCATATTGGCCATTGTTATTTTCTCGATATTATTTACCCCTTATCACATCATGAGAAACGCTCGCATGGTGTCGAGATTAGAAAATATCAACATTTCAGAGGGTGCTTTTGAGTGCATAAAAGCAGCTTATGCACTTTCAAGACCTGTGGCTTTTCTCAGTATCATCACCAATCCCATTTTCTACTTTTTTTCTGGGGACAAATTCAGGGAAACAATCGCAAACAGCTTGAAATGCCATTGA